In Gemmata obscuriglobus, a single genomic region encodes these proteins:
- a CDS encoding transposase, which translates to MLFGGVFESFLKARPLSVMARATIEHALSASALDDLFDRTAERGYTRELLFSTTVDLMSLVVGGKALHVQAAYPHLRERVPVTLRSVYDELRNIETGVSAAVVTHVSGRCQAPIAELGGACKSLLPGYRVRILDGNHLAATQRRLDVTRGHTAGPLPGQSLVVLGPALMLITDIVACEDAHTQERALIEHVLPLVEERDVWAGDRNFCTVEFLRGVADRRAHVVTRRHGNLSVEPETEYGGEVETDRGGVSDRRVKVCRGRHRVLRMRQVRVRLKEPTEDGDSEVEVLTDLPGKVSAVRVAEIYLKRWQIEGPSTS; encoded by the coding sequence ATGCTCTTCGGTGGGGTATTCGAGAGCTTTCTCAAGGCCCGTCCGTTGAGTGTGATGGCGCGGGCCACCATCGAACATGCACTCTCGGCCTCGGCCCTCGATGACCTGTTCGACCGGACCGCCGAACGCGGCTACACCCGGGAATTGCTGTTCTCCACCACCGTCGACCTGATGAGCCTGGTCGTCGGCGGCAAGGCTCTCCACGTCCAGGCCGCGTACCCACACCTCCGCGAGCGAGTTCCCGTCACCCTCAGGAGCGTGTACGACGAGCTCCGCAACATCGAGACGGGTGTTTCGGCGGCCGTGGTCACTCACGTGTCGGGCCGGTGCCAGGCGCCGATCGCCGAGTTGGGTGGGGCGTGCAAGAGCCTGCTGCCGGGCTACCGGGTGCGGATCCTCGATGGCAACCACCTGGCCGCCACCCAGAGGCGACTGGACGTCACCCGGGGGCACACCGCCGGCCCCCTGCCCGGACAGAGTCTGGTCGTCCTCGGCCCGGCCCTGATGCTGATCACCGACATCGTTGCGTGCGAGGACGCCCACACCCAGGAGCGGGCGTTGATCGAGCACGTCTTGCCTCTGGTGGAGGAGCGGGACGTCTGGGCCGGGGACCGCAACTTCTGCACGGTGGAGTTCCTGCGGGGGGTGGCCGATCGGCGGGCTCATGTCGTCACCCGCCGCCACGGGAACCTGAGCGTCGAGCCCGAGACGGAGTACGGGGGCGAGGTCGAGACGGATCGGGGCGGGGTGAGCGATCGGCGGGTGAAGGTCTGTCGGGGCAGGCACCGGGTGCTGCGGATGCGGCAGGTGCGCGTGCGCCTGAAGGAGCCGACCGAGGACGGGGACTCGGAGGTGGAGGTCCTGACCGACCTGCCGGGCAAGGTGTCCGCGGTGCGGGTGGCGGAGATCTACCTCAAGAGGTGGCAGATCGAGGGGCCTTCCACGAGTTGA
- a CDS encoding IS5 family transposase encodes MRTQSYPSDVTDEQWGLIEPHIPVYPGGRPRTTALRDVTDAVFYVLRTGCQWRYRPKDFPPKSTVGRYFDEWRHNGTRDTIHDLLRKKVRTAERPYSPRTTASVDSQSVDTTSGGEERGRDNAKNVDGRKRHILVDSMGLLLAVLVTAASVDDAKAAAELFGRLDEQPMGKVRRVFADRKYHNYALYEWVETNARWELVIVRRPDGAKGWVKLPRRWTVERTFAWLGTCRRLSKDREKTVRSSEAFVKLAMIHLMLNRLEPKGVDAEFQYHTVA; translated from the coding sequence ATGCGAACCCAATCCTACCCGAGCGACGTGACCGACGAGCAGTGGGGGCTCATCGAGCCACACATCCCCGTGTACCCCGGCGGCCGTCCCCGCACCACCGCCCTGCGGGACGTCACCGACGCGGTCTTCTACGTGCTGCGGACCGGTTGCCAGTGGCGGTACCGGCCCAAGGACTTCCCGCCCAAGTCCACGGTCGGGCGGTACTTCGACGAGTGGCGACACAACGGCACCCGCGACACGATCCATGACCTTCTCCGCAAAAAGGTCCGCACCGCCGAGAGGCCGTACTCGCCCCGGACGACCGCGAGCGTGGATAGCCAGTCGGTGGACACGACCTCCGGCGGCGAGGAGCGGGGCCGGGACAACGCCAAGAACGTGGACGGGCGGAAGCGGCACATCCTCGTGGATTCCATGGGGTTGCTGCTGGCCGTGCTGGTGACGGCCGCGAGCGTCGATGATGCCAAGGCGGCGGCCGAACTGTTCGGCCGGCTGGACGAGCAACCGATGGGGAAGGTGCGCCGGGTGTTCGCCGACCGCAAGTACCACAACTACGCCCTGTACGAGTGGGTCGAGACGAACGCCCGGTGGGAGCTGGTCATCGTCCGCCGCCCGGACGGGGCCAAGGGGTGGGTGAAGTTACCGCGGCGGTGGACGGTGGAGCGGACGTTCGCCTGGCTGGGGACGTGCCGGCGGTTGTCCAAGGACCGGGAGAAGACGGTGCGGTCGTCGGAGGCGTTCGTCAAGTTGGCCATGATCCACCTGATGCTCAACCGGCTTGAGCCGAAAGGGGTCGACGCCGAGTTTCAATACCACACGGTGGCATAA
- a CDS encoding DUF1501 domain-containing protein produces the protein MPPHTLPRRGFLKIGALGLGGLTLPNLLRAEANAGTRTPHKSVILIYLVGGPPHQDMFDLKPDAPKEIAGPWKPIPTNVTGVQICEAFPLLARNMDKLAIVRSLVGNQADHDAIQVYNGHNPKKPTPPGGWPQFGSTVAKLQGPVHPSVPSYVSLCYTCTHGPYNEPGPGFLGQSLAPFRAMGRTREDMTLRGVDVSQLADRKTLLKQFDDMRRDADTSGSVKAMDAFTEQAFGLLTSSKMAEALDISREPVKVIDRYGTGDPKVFMDSNGAPRVPQSLLMARRLVEAGARVVTLNYSKWDWHGGMNAEGRKNNSIFLREEEDFPVFDKCVSALVEDLHDRGLDKDCTVVIMGEFGRTPKISAALGRDHWPNVNCALLAGGGMKLGQVIGSTDRIAGEAVSRPVTFGELFATLYHNLGIDADKVTLPDFTGRPQYLVEDSGAPIKELI, from the coding sequence ATGCCGCCCCACACGCTCCCGCGCCGCGGGTTCCTCAAGATCGGCGCCCTCGGCCTCGGGGGCCTAACCCTGCCGAACCTGCTCCGCGCCGAAGCCAACGCGGGTACCCGCACGCCGCACAAGTCGGTCATCCTCATTTACTTGGTCGGCGGGCCGCCGCACCAGGACATGTTCGACCTGAAGCCCGACGCGCCGAAGGAGATCGCCGGGCCGTGGAAGCCGATCCCGACGAACGTCACCGGCGTCCAGATCTGCGAGGCGTTTCCGCTGCTCGCCCGAAACATGGACAAGCTCGCGATCGTCCGCTCGCTGGTGGGTAACCAAGCCGACCACGACGCGATCCAGGTGTACAACGGGCACAACCCGAAGAAACCGACCCCGCCCGGCGGGTGGCCGCAGTTCGGCTCCACGGTGGCGAAGCTGCAGGGGCCGGTCCACCCGTCCGTGCCGTCGTACGTGAGCCTCTGTTACACCTGCACCCACGGCCCCTACAACGAGCCCGGCCCCGGGTTCCTGGGCCAGTCGCTCGCCCCGTTCCGCGCGATGGGCCGCACCCGCGAGGACATGACGCTGCGCGGCGTCGACGTGAGCCAACTCGCCGACCGCAAGACGCTCCTCAAGCAGTTCGACGACATGCGCCGCGACGCCGACACGTCCGGCTCGGTCAAGGCGATGGACGCCTTCACCGAACAGGCGTTCGGGCTGCTCACCTCCTCGAAGATGGCCGAAGCGCTCGACATTTCGCGCGAGCCGGTCAAAGTGATCGACCGGTACGGCACCGGCGACCCGAAGGTGTTCATGGACAGCAACGGCGCCCCGCGGGTGCCGCAGAGCCTGCTCATGGCCCGCCGGCTGGTCGAGGCGGGCGCGCGGGTCGTGACGCTGAACTACAGCAAGTGGGACTGGCACGGCGGGATGAACGCCGAGGGCCGCAAGAACAACTCCATCTTCCTGCGCGAGGAAGAGGACTTCCCCGTGTTCGACAAGTGCGTCAGCGCGCTGGTCGAGGACCTGCACGACCGCGGGTTGGACAAGGACTGCACCGTCGTCATCATGGGCGAGTTCGGGCGGACCCCGAAGATCAGCGCGGCGCTCGGGCGCGACCACTGGCCGAACGTGAATTGCGCGCTGCTCGCCGGGGGCGGCATGAAACTGGGGCAGGTGATCGGCAGTACGGACCGGATCGCAGGAGAGGCCGTGTCCCGCCCGGTGACGTTCGGTGAGCTGTTCGCGACGCTGTACCACAACCTCGGAATCGACGCCGACAAGGTCACGCTCCCGGACTTCACCGGGCGACCGCAGTATCTCGTCGAAGACAGCGGCGCGCCGATCAAGGAACTGATTTGA
- a CDS encoding HAD family hydrolase, with protein MTIPAIIWDVDGTLVDTAEHHFQAWARFAAEIGRPFTRADFAATFGMRNLEILRKLFEPDADDALCAKWGEQKENHYRASVRKEGTQLLPGVARLLKEFADRGWPQAVGSSAPQGNIDLLLSVTNTRGYFGAVVTGDDVKRGKPDPEVFLTAAAQLGADPRRCVVFEDAAAGVEAAQAGGMKCVAVTFVGHHPADKLRAAGADIVVGSLDEITAEQVAALV; from the coding sequence ATGACGATACCTGCGATCATTTGGGATGTCGACGGAACCCTCGTGGACACCGCGGAGCACCACTTCCAGGCGTGGGCGCGGTTCGCGGCGGAGATCGGCCGGCCATTCACCCGGGCCGACTTCGCCGCCACGTTCGGCATGCGCAACCTGGAAATCCTGCGCAAGCTGTTCGAGCCGGACGCCGACGACGCGCTCTGCGCGAAGTGGGGCGAGCAGAAGGAAAACCACTACCGCGCATCCGTGCGTAAAGAGGGCACACAACTCCTGCCCGGCGTCGCCCGGCTCCTCAAGGAGTTCGCTGATCGCGGGTGGCCTCAAGCGGTCGGCTCATCGGCCCCGCAGGGGAACATCGACCTGCTGCTGAGCGTCACGAACACGCGCGGCTACTTCGGCGCGGTCGTCACCGGCGACGACGTGAAGCGCGGCAAGCCGGACCCCGAGGTGTTCCTCACCGCCGCGGCACAACTGGGAGCCGACCCGCGGCGGTGCGTGGTGTTCGAGGACGCCGCGGCCGGCGTGGAAGCGGCGCAGGCCGGCGGAATGAAGTGCGTGGCGGTGACGTTCGTCGGGCACCACCCGGCAGATAAGCTCCGGGCCGCCGGGGCCGACATCGTCGTCGGCTCGCTCGACGAAATCACCGCCGAGCAGGTCGCGGCACTGGTGTGA
- a CDS encoding cation:proton antiporter yields the protein MHNQDVVFMLAGGLAVALAFGYATNRLGLSPIVGYLLAGAVVGPHTPGFVVDQGLADQLAEVGVVLLMFGVGLHFRLDELLAVRRVALPGALAQCGAATAFGTAVALAFGWSPPAAVVFGISVSFASTVVLTRVLSDQNQLHTPTGHVAVGWLILQDVFAVLVLVVLPAVLKDGPVDAVELPLALGLAALKVGVLIAAVLLAGGYFVPRLLKHVAETRSRELFTLTVLVVALGIAVGSAVLFGASMALGAFLAGMVVGRSEFSVRAATEALPMRDAFAVLFFISVGMLFEPAFLLKAPGLVAATAAIVMIATPVTTFALVLARGYPVRVALGVGLALAQIGEFSFIVAAAGKSLNVLPEAATQVLVVVAIGTISVSPLVYRLAGLLERWAAGRPRLWALLTARTRERLGSGPEPVPANAEPAYRAVVVGYGPVGRTVCRLLRENGIEPTVVELNVDTVKQLRAEGVRAVYGDATHPNTLKEAGADRAASLILSSSQVSGGSEVIRAAKELNPGIRVLARSAYVRELAALQRAGSEVVVSGEGEVALALTEAILRRLGATPDQIDRERERVRLELSAGGAEVYSRNADTSPDLLLPDAPRKN from the coding sequence ATGCACAACCAAGACGTCGTGTTTATGCTCGCCGGCGGGCTCGCAGTGGCGCTCGCGTTCGGGTACGCCACGAACCGGCTCGGGCTGTCACCGATTGTCGGTTACCTGCTCGCCGGGGCTGTCGTCGGGCCGCACACGCCCGGGTTCGTTGTGGACCAGGGCCTCGCGGACCAGCTCGCCGAGGTCGGCGTGGTCCTACTCATGTTCGGGGTGGGGCTACACTTCCGGCTGGACGAACTGCTCGCGGTGCGCCGGGTCGCGTTGCCCGGCGCCCTCGCCCAGTGCGGGGCCGCGACGGCGTTCGGCACCGCGGTCGCCCTCGCGTTCGGCTGGTCCCCGCCCGCGGCGGTCGTGTTCGGGATCTCGGTGTCGTTCGCGAGCACCGTCGTACTGACCCGCGTGCTGTCGGACCAGAACCAGTTGCACACGCCGACCGGCCACGTCGCGGTCGGGTGGCTGATCCTCCAGGACGTGTTCGCGGTGCTGGTGCTGGTGGTGCTGCCGGCGGTACTCAAGGACGGGCCGGTCGACGCGGTCGAACTGCCGCTGGCGCTCGGGCTGGCCGCGCTGAAAGTGGGTGTGCTGATCGCGGCGGTGCTGTTGGCCGGCGGGTATTTCGTGCCGCGGCTGCTGAAGCACGTCGCCGAGACGCGGTCGCGCGAGCTGTTCACGCTCACCGTTCTGGTGGTCGCGCTCGGGATCGCGGTCGGGTCGGCGGTGCTGTTCGGGGCGTCGATGGCGCTCGGGGCGTTCCTGGCGGGCATGGTGGTCGGGCGGTCGGAGTTCAGCGTCCGGGCGGCCACCGAGGCGCTCCCGATGCGGGACGCGTTCGCGGTGTTGTTCTTCATCTCCGTCGGGATGCTCTTCGAGCCGGCGTTCCTCCTGAAAGCGCCGGGGCTCGTGGCGGCGACAGCCGCCATCGTGATGATCGCCACGCCCGTGACCACGTTTGCGCTGGTACTGGCGCGCGGGTACCCGGTGCGGGTCGCACTGGGGGTGGGGCTTGCGCTGGCGCAGATCGGCGAGTTCTCGTTCATCGTGGCCGCCGCCGGGAAGTCGCTGAACGTGCTGCCGGAGGCCGCCACCCAGGTGCTGGTTGTGGTCGCGATCGGGACCATCTCGGTGAGCCCGCTGGTGTACCGGCTCGCGGGGCTGCTCGAAAGGTGGGCTGCGGGCCGGCCGCGGCTCTGGGCGCTGCTCACGGCGCGAACCCGGGAGCGGCTCGGGAGCGGCCCGGAGCCGGTGCCCGCGAACGCGGAGCCGGCGTACCGCGCGGTGGTCGTGGGGTACGGCCCGGTCGGCCGCACCGTGTGCCGGCTGCTGCGCGAGAACGGCATTGAGCCGACCGTGGTCGAGCTGAACGTCGACACCGTGAAGCAACTCCGGGCCGAGGGCGTCCGGGCCGTGTACGGCGACGCAACGCACCCGAACACGCTGAAGGAGGCCGGGGCGGACCGGGCGGCGAGCCTGATTCTGAGTTCGTCGCAGGTGAGCGGCGGCAGCGAGGTGATCCGGGCGGCCAAAGAGCTGAACCCGGGCATCCGGGTGCTGGCGCGGTCGGCTTACGTGCGCGAACTGGCAGCGCTTCAGCGGGCCGGTTCGGAGGTAGTAGTTTCGGGCGAGGGTGAGGTGGCGCTGGCGCTGACGGAGGCGATCCTGCGGCGGCTCGGGGCGACACCGGACCAGATCGACCGCGAGCGCGAGCGGGTGCGGTTGGAACTGTCGGCGGGCGGCGCGGAAGTGTACTCGCGGAACGCCGACACGTCGCCCGATCTTTTACTGCCCGACGCGCCCCGCAAGAACTGA
- a CDS encoding transposase, protein MPSAHTPSPRCHWFSVLAGALDRRSGRRLAALFLGVLLARGRHALSCWIRAAGLSSQYRRCYPTAAAVGRRVERIATRLLVEILKPLVTGPRVVLALDDTPTARYGPKVQGAGVHHNPTPGPAGSAFVYGHVWVVLGLLVAHPLGGVVALPLLARLYIRKANLGAVRATDRPRFATKLAMAVDLVRWAHGWLKMWGMAVWVVADGAYAQGPVLKPLRKLGVTVVSRLRRDAALCSLPPAREPGLRGRPRVYGTARISLAKRAGHNGGWSTGTFTVYGKTVEKRYKTFVATWRPAGGAIRVVLVDEPHGWVAFFSTDPGATVTDILERVADRFTLETCFRDLKQVAGTGQQQVRGVPSNVGCFHLCAWAHTLTEVWAWARNADELVGHRSASPWDDPSRRPSHADKRRAWQHELLAEEIRAVVGEHHDHTKIRDLAYRCLDLAA, encoded by the coding sequence ATGCCATCTGCGCATACTCCGTCCCCGCGTTGCCACTGGTTTTCGGTTCTGGCCGGGGCACTGGATCGGCGCTCGGGTCGGCGGTTGGCGGCCCTGTTCCTGGGTGTGCTGCTGGCCCGCGGGCGGCACGCCCTGAGTTGCTGGATTCGGGCGGCCGGATTATCGTCCCAATACCGCCGCTGTTACCCCACCGCGGCCGCGGTCGGGCGCCGGGTCGAGCGCATCGCGACCCGGTTGTTGGTCGAGATCCTCAAGCCCCTGGTGACCGGGCCGCGGGTGGTGCTGGCGTTGGACGACACACCGACCGCCCGGTACGGACCGAAGGTACAAGGGGCCGGGGTGCATCACAACCCGACACCCGGGCCGGCCGGGAGCGCATTCGTGTACGGGCACGTGTGGGTGGTGCTCGGGTTGCTGGTGGCGCATCCACTGGGTGGGGTCGTGGCTCTGCCCCTGTTGGCCCGGTTGTACATCCGGAAGGCGAACCTGGGCGCGGTGCGGGCGACCGATCGGCCCCGGTTCGCCACCAAGCTGGCGATGGCCGTTGACCTGGTGCGGTGGGCGCACGGATGGCTGAAGATGTGGGGCATGGCGGTGTGGGTGGTGGCCGACGGGGCGTACGCCCAGGGGCCGGTGCTGAAGCCGCTGCGGAAGCTCGGGGTGACGGTGGTGAGCCGGCTCCGCCGGGATGCGGCCCTGTGCTCGTTACCGCCCGCGCGGGAGCCCGGGCTGCGCGGGCGCCCGCGGGTGTACGGAACGGCACGGATCTCGTTGGCCAAGCGGGCCGGGCACAACGGCGGGTGGAGCACCGGCACGTTCACCGTGTATGGGAAGACCGTCGAGAAGCGGTACAAGACGTTCGTGGCCACCTGGCGCCCGGCCGGTGGGGCGATCCGGGTGGTGCTGGTGGACGAGCCCCACGGATGGGTCGCGTTCTTCAGCACCGACCCGGGCGCGACGGTGACCGACATCTTGGAACGGGTGGCCGACCGGTTCACCCTGGAGACGTGCTTCCGGGATCTCAAACAAGTCGCCGGGACGGGCCAGCAACAGGTGCGCGGGGTGCCGTCGAACGTCGGGTGCTTCCACCTGTGTGCATGGGCGCACACCCTGACCGAGGTGTGGGCCTGGGCTCGGAACGCGGACGAGTTGGTGGGGCACCGGTCCGCGTCCCCGTGGGACGATCCGAGCCGGCGCCCGAGTCACGCGGACAAGCGCCGGGCCTGGCAACACGAGCTGTTGGCCGAGGAGATTCGGGCCGTTGTGGGCGAGCACCACGACCACACGAAAATCCGCGACCTCGCCTACCGGTGCTTGGACTTGGCCGCGTGA